The following DNA comes from Mesorhizobium sp. B2-1-8.
TGAAGCGCTTGTCCTGGCCGACGAAGACGGCGGCATCGAGCGTGCCGTATTTGCTGACGGTGTCGGAGAAAAGCTCAGGGATCGTTTTGTCGAGCAGCGGCACGCCGCGATCGCCCGAGACATGTGCCCTGCCGTCCACGGGCGCGATAAAGACGCCGTCGGCGCGCGCGCCGCGTCCGCGCAGATTGGTGGCGTTCTTCAACTCGTCGAGATTGACCGGCATCGCTGTCTCCTCCAAGACTGGCCGAACCTATCAGCCTGCCGGGATGGTGGAAATCCCGTCGATGGTACTGGAGCCTCTTCCCTGAAAAGACCGCTATGCGACCGCGGCCGCCATTTTCGCGACGATGTCGCGCAAGACCGCTTCGTCGGCGGCTGCACGTGTCTTCCTCGAGGCCACAAGGCAGGCCTGCGACTCCAGCACGATGCCATCGCCCAGAACCTTGAGATGGTTGGCGCGCAGCGTCGAGCCCGTGCTGGTGATGTCGACGATAACGTCGGCAAGGCCGGCCGCCGGCGCACCTTCGGTCGCGCCGAGGCTCTCGACGATGCGATAGACCTGGATGCCGTGCTTGAGCGAAAAGAACTGCTGCGTCAGCCGCCAGTATTTGGTGGCGATCCTGAGTCGCCGACCATGGCGCTGGCGGAAATCGGCTGCAACGTCGTCGAGATCGGTCATGGTATCGACATCGAGCCAGATCTCGGGCACCGCGACCACGACATCGGCATGGCCGAAGCCGAGGCGGGCGACGATCTCGGCCCGCGCTTCCCAGTCGGCGAGATTTTCCCGCACCAGATCCTCGCCGGTGATGCCGAGATCGACCGCGCCCTGGCCTATTTCGCCCGATATTTCGGAGGCCGACAGGAAGACCACTTCGACATTGTCCATGCCCTCGACGCGGGCGTGATATTTGCGCTCGTCGCCGGGCAGGCTGACGGCGAGGCCAGCCTTGGCGAGCACCTCCAGCGCCTGCTCCTTGAGCCTGCCCTTCGACGGGATCGCCAGCGTGATCATGGTGCCGTCTCCCGCAACGCCTCGATGCGGTCGAGCCACACCGAGAAGCCGACACCGGGGATCGCGGTCTTGGCGCCGAGCAGCGTCAGCAACCTGTCATAACGCCCGCCACCGGCCAGGGGACGCTCGCCATTGGCGGCCGCGATTTCGAAGACGACACCGGTGTAGTAATCGAGCGGACGGCCGAAAGCGG
Coding sequences within:
- the hisG gene encoding ATP phosphoribosyltransferase: MITLAIPSKGRLKEQALEVLAKAGLAVSLPGDERKYHARVEGMDNVEVVFLSASEISGEIGQGAVDLGITGEDLVRENLADWEARAEIVARLGFGHADVVVAVPEIWLDVDTMTDLDDVAADFRQRHGRRLRIATKYWRLTQQFFSLKHGIQVYRIVESLGATEGAPAAGLADVIVDITSTGSTLRANHLKVLGDGIVLESQACLVASRKTRAAADEAVLRDIVAKMAAAVA